The Pangasianodon hypophthalmus isolate fPanHyp1 chromosome 25, fPanHyp1.pri, whole genome shotgun sequence nucleotide sequence tgatatacattaatatatacagtacatacatttCCGTTTGAGAAAGAGGACATGTATAATGCTATTACATGACCACATTATATGATTTttccttcccctctctctctctctctctctctctctctctctctctctctctctctctctcttagtgtttgtgtttttgaacTATGTTTAATGGTCCTGACCTCTAGCAGACCTCTTTGCATAGCGGAACTGGCTTTACCCCCCCCGTAATCCTTTGCTTCTTCCATTTCTCTCCTCCCTCATTTACTCTCCTACTTTCTCTATCACTCTTTGCCTTAGCTCATGAGTGAGTGTGCCAACAATTCCTGAAACACTCAGCCAGCAGTTAGGAACAGGATGTAGACTTTTGGTCAAGTACGAAACGAGCTGAAATTGCTGAGTGGAATTCAGCCTgcagccatgtgtgtgtgtttgtgtgtgtacatctcCCGAGGGAGCACATGTTTGGACCCAGATCATACACTGGCTGCTAAACCCAAGCAAACCAACTCACAAATATTTCAccgtcttacacacacacacacacacacacacacacacacaaacaaacaaacaaacaagtttctttgttttgtttcaagtaaaagtatttttttattcactttttccATCTGcctaaaacatttatttctgcaagctgccactctctctctcatttaatTTTCAAATAAGCAATAAAGGTtagtcttataccacagcatttagGCAACGATTACACACTTTTCATTATGGTATAAATGACAGAGACTATAAAACACAAACGCAAAAACAGAGCTTGCTAACCAGCATCAGGCTTGCTAGCTAAAGGACGTTACATTGCTACGTTTCCGTTTCCATGAAAAGCTAACCCATGTTTAGGAACTGTTCACAAAGACACACTGCCGTTGGTGAGGCTTTAGTTCTGCAGAGTTCCTGATCTAAAATCAGATCATCACTTTTAATATGATGGCACTGTGCAAAGtgttttgaaaattaaaaaaaagaaagaaaaaaaaaagcagaatacaAAAGGATTTGGATAGAAATTACATACCGACCCTTTAAAAGTAACTCTATTAGGAATAGAATCAATTACCACAGCAAACTCTCTTTTAGTAAGTGGAATATTTGTGGAtttaaaaactatgaaaaaaatatacagctgagaaactaataaaatattgttattaaacCAATTTTGgaatatagatttatttttagatttattatcTTGGTTCAGAGTTGGTTGAGAAAGCATGAGtcaataaattatgtttttgtccTATTAATAATGTGATGATATTAGTGGGTAAATATTacatacaaaatgtaaatgcaaattattcagaatgatccctaaatttaatctttttaagcACTAATAAGCAGCTTTAGATTGGTGAACAACAAGAACAGCCTAAAGCTGTGAATGTcagataattaaaaataaataaataaacaaataaagttttttttttaattatctgatTTGTCAGccatatttacttttttttttttttttttacgtgaaACTTGTACTGTATTTGTCTTTTGATTGTTACTGTACAAGATACCGACATTTTTATATGTGATGCTCTTTACGCATGCGCTGTGGATAGAAACGAAAACATGAACGCATGCGCGGTGCAAAACCGAATCAGATAACCAGGTGAGTGAGCTCATTGGTTAAAACAtaaggggttaatcagaatgccAATTAGGGAGTGACAGCACAATCAACCAATTAGGTTTCGAGTTCCATTTTGATGGGCGGCATTTAGAAaggcttattttatttttaaaatgtgtgaaaattcaCTGTTAATATCGGCGAAAATGACATGAAAGAGGAGTTTCACCCAGTATTTAGCCATAATAGAAATAGATACTCAGAAGACTGTTTAAAATCCTTAAatcatgcttttatttcttgtttttacttttcactCTGAGCGCCGCCATGTTGAAGTGACGTCATGGAATCGCAATCGTGACAGCTCTTGAGAAACTCTGACTTTGCAAGTAGGATTCAGAGAGTTGGAGAGCTGTTAAACTTATCTTTCCCACTTGGTCATGAATGCTGCATAAATCTATCACGGTACAGTGATACATGGGACAGAAGGAGCAAATAGTGGATTTGGGATTTGCTGatggagaaaatgaaagaattagGAGCAGGCCTTCACTGGCCCTGTTGGCATCGACTATTTGGTGAGTTTCACTGGTTTTTCCAAATTCTGGGACAGCATTACAGGtattctgatgtttggtttGGGTTGCTTATCAAGTCTTATCAAGTTTTAACTAGCCTCATGTAATAGTAATTATCACTTAATCATCACTTGAGGTtgttatttaaatcattatcCTGACTCCTGTTACTCTTTAGACTATTTGCCATCTCAATGCAGAATGTCTTTGGTAAATCTTTACAAACTTTCTAGTaagtaaaacatatatttttgttCAGACTCaacctttttgtttgtttgttttttttgttaattttttttattggcaattttattattattattgttattattattattattattatttatttattttttttaatgtggtattttctattattttggtcaatattaaatattttggaCTCATAGTATTCCTACAATGGACCATCTGTATACTTCTTAACATAAGTGTTAtgtagaaaaagtaaaaaatttgtCTGACATGCAATTTTACAACAAAATTTAAAGAATCTgggtgatttaaaaaacaatgcCAATAATTTATGTATGAAAAGGTTAAattagagccatagagctttctgTTCCTGAACCTTTCACCAACAGAGCATCCATTATTTAAATGCCTTCTTGTTTTTGACTctttgaggtttggattaaactcacTGAAGGGACCAGTCAAACCGGCTTATATCTCTGGGAGCTGGAAAGTAAATATGACAACTGTCGATTTGATAATTACCGGGTGTGATTTCTACTGCtgtaatggggaaaaaaagggggtAAGGCGGGTCACGCACACCCCGggtatgcttcacagacccctgtGGGTCCCTGGATCCCTCTTTGATAACAGGTTGCTAAACTGCTAAACCGATGATTTGATTTAAAGCCTAGATGTTGGGTGTGTAAACACAGCGCGTTGCCAATATTTTATTGCTCTTTTGTGCATGCGTAGGGAACAAAGTCCTAGTTCCACCCTGAATGCAATACTGGAGGCCTCCAAATTTCAACccatttaaaagaaatgattttatgaTCGAATTTAAATGGTATGGTCCAGAATTTGATCcagaaaatgtattattgtGAAATCTCTGATGGTACATAAATCTTCTCCATTATCTCTTTCTTTTATAATGTGCAACGGCTTCTCAGAACGTTTGCATCCAGGGTAAAAATATTTCCAAGTGCCCCGGATCACACATCAGAAATTCGGGCATGAGCCAGCTTTTCAAATAtcatattaatcattttaatattcatttatcgAGCTTTTAAAACTATTAGAGCTTTTTAATCctgcaaaatgaaaaatttatcTTTTCTtacttgtattattttttttttatccatttatgattacatgttgtggaacatccatgaagccacttcttcttcatcctgaagccaaaaaaatgcagtgtgtaatATGACCAAGAAATCACAATGCCCTCCTAACTTAAAAActttcccatgtctgaaaaTTTACTGACCGTtccaaagccctgacactggagactccttccataaatgttaaataaatatctccttacaaaaaaacgtcaccatgtcaatgactatttgtttttctttgttaaataacaaaacagttcagcagtgctgtgcTGTAATAAACTTTAGTCTGTTGGATAACttattgcagtgcattgtgggatttcaggATTGGGCTAGATGTTCTTCCTCAGATATGatgataaaattaaaacatccTAATTAGCGCATAGATTATTACGGATGTCGAGGGTGTTCATCTCTGCTAAGACATTTGGGTCCAAGAAGACAAGAACACACGCACcaagacagtgagacacacactctttattGTGTTTGATGTCCCTGTCTCTCAGCTGTTTGTCTGTCTCCTTCTCGACGTCTTGCCTCTACCTGGTATTAATAGCTCTCGATTGATATGTAATGACATAACCACCTGGCCTACATTAGAGACGGAACTAACACattcacacgctcacacacacacacatgcttttttGCTCAGACTCATAAATACTCCCGTTCACACAGTcaaccccccccaccccccaccccccccagcacacaataaacacacactttcccacGCAGCTAAACCGAGCCACATCCATATCGAGCATCCTGCTGACAGTTCCTCACCGCTCGTCTACCTTTTTGCCTttactgtcatttattttaatcgGCGTTTGACGCGTTTAATGCGGGACCCCTGTCGTGAACTTCACACCAAGTTGGCCTCTCTAAATTTAGTGTGTGCAGTCGGATAAGTCATGATATTTTTAAACCTGTGAGAATGCATATTAAAGGTGTTTATATCACATATCGCTGTTGAGTTCGTGATTCCGATCGGTCAGGTGTTAATTTTTATATGAATCTTATATAACGGCGGCTCTGAGGTGACCCCTTGCCTCGGTGATACAGGAGACACTTAAAGCCTACGCCTTTCCGCTCTTTCATCTAAAGTAGCGGTCAgtccaaacacaaataaaattcacccaGCAGAAATgcaaattcactgaaggggaaaggacgcggTACTTGAAAGACACATTTGCTTCTGGTTGAGGTTACTTTCGCTTTGCATTGACTTTATCTAAGTGAACTTTGACTTGTAAATTCGTAAGCCTCTGTCTTTAGAAAAGAAGAAGGCAGGGCTGTGTTGtcttttttcaataaaaaaaatggaggaggtGCATATTTTTACGTAGTGGTCACGATGGACATTTGCTTGACTGCGTAGCGCACGTCTAAAAAATACTACTTGTCTCGTCCGTCAACATGCATTAGGGTTTTGTGGTCAAGTtggtggtgaagttttccataacatttttggaaggggTCTCCAGTCTCAGAGGTAAAggtgtaactttacgttttccaacacgggaaagtcttcaggatgaagggtggtgtggtttctcagtaatatgacaagaTGCATTTGACATGACAAGTTGAGTGAAAACAAGAACTAGCTTTTTTTCACTATAATTATAAACGGATAAGTACCTTGTGTAAAGAAATAAGGAAAAATCataatgctgtggtataagaggaataaaacactcaagacatgctgttataggaaagtaatcactAACcctggaatatttttttttttttttttttttgaccactGAATTACTGTTGGGGAAACATCTGGTTATGGACAGTTCACAAGCAGTAACATTGTTGTGTTTAAAGACCCCTGCAGTGCTGCTGTACCTGATACGCTAGTACtagacaccacacacacacagccgatATAGGATTTAACTTGTATAAtctctatacactatatatccagtaaataaatgtaaataattacagtaaatgaTCTCAAACCCTCTTGTAATATCACATACTCTGCTGTATAATACACGCTGTTATTATTCAGATCCCTCCAATTAGCTGTGCTGCTGTGGAAACATTTATTcagaagttgtgtgtgtgtgtgtgtgtgtgtgtgtgtgaatgtgtatgcgTTAACAGGACTGTAGCGAGGTATCAGGGAacagctgtgtttgtttgcGCTGCTTGAGAGCGTGTGAGAATCACAGTCCTACTGcagacgctgtgtgtgtgtgtgtgtgtgtgtgtgtgtgtgtgtgtgtacactgtctGTGAGTGGTGAGAATAGATACAGTACTAATGCAGATTGCAgaactgtgtgtggttgtgtgtaaCCTTGAGTTACAAGCGTTCCCACagtacacagacacactgcttACTTTGTGAAGCTGAAGAGTTGTTTATGAGATCACTTGTCACTTCAGCGCTAACCTCCAATTAAAAGacgctgataaaaaaaaagtacaccgTGTTCCGTGTATgtgtacataaaaaaacaaaatgcatgtCTCAGCTTGCTAGCAAACAAACAAGCCTAATGCAGTTATATCTTAAGTTTGGCTGTTTAATGGATGCAACTCTTAATGTTTTTGGATTACTGTGATGTCTTgttgcataaacaagctccagttattCCAGAAGGCAAAAGCCAGAGACCTTACCCGTATCTtgtccacactgcattggcttcAAGTAAAATTTCACATGACTTATGAACTATGATCACTGAATGTTCTTGCCCCACATTATTTGAGTGAACGATTGGTCTGTTAGGATCAGCCATActgcttcaatcaaaaggtTCAGGATCTTTATTAGTACCAAGACTAATGGCGACTACAGCAGGTGGCAGAGcttctcgctttctctctctctttctgtgtgtgtgtgtgtgtgtgtgtgtgtgcgtgtgcatttgtgtctgagagtgagacagaaagagagagagagcgagagagagaaagctctgccccctgctgtagtcATCATTATTCTTGGTACTAAAGAGTGCTGATGGGGTTGTCTGAGGTCAAGTTGGCCAAACTTTTATCATTTTCCCCACTGAGGTTTGTATCTGGGCAGTGTGTGGGATTTTTTGTCGAATTGTGTATGCAGTATTTCTCTGGAGACACTTCTGAGTGCAAGGGCTATTAACACATGGACTATACACTCTTAAGTGGAAGTTGTTCTGCAAATGGTGTTCACCTTATTGTCCAAAAACATTATATTGCTGTGTAACACAGCACAGTGGATGCCCTCTCTTTAGGTTCCCATAGGCTTATTCCTGCCTTTTTTAAAGGTATCCTAGGAGCCAGACATGAgagaataaatggaaaaaatgtcttTAGCCAATAAAACGAACAATTTCCACTTAAAGTGTCTCATGGACTGCTCAATTATAGTCCTCACTGGGCGATTCATTCGAAAGGCACAAGCGACCTGGCTGAGGGTGACGAATCTTGCTGGATCAGTTGATGTGCTTGGTGAGGAAGTTGCCTGGATTTTTGGACGACCTGTGAAAGCGGCAGTGAGAAGTTATTGCCAGCCATATTGGGGCCGCAAGTAGGACCCTGTCCTAGCAGGCTGTTCTGGAAAACCACAGCCAGCATTGTATTGACCTGGCACTGGTGAAGAAGTCCACGCTGTGGCATCTTGCTGTGCTCGTCAATCGTCTCCGGGGCTGGGCGTATGCAACCGGCAAGTTGTTTTGTGTGATGGGCTTAGACGAGAATAGACTCTGATCCAGCTGTAGCATGCCAGACCTCTAAAACCCTTCTCCCAAAAGTGTGCAATATCACTCGAGTAAATACTATTAGTGTAAATACTGATAAAGTCCACTGTGCATCAGACCGTCTATATTGGTGTCTGTGTATGCATatggctgtctgtgtgtgtgtgtgtgtgtgtgtgtgtgtgtatacagcagAGGATTTGAACAGGATTTAGTTTACTGCCTGCAGACAGGCGAGAAAAGTCAGGAGCTTtacatgtatttgtgtgtgtgtgtgtatgtgagagagagagagaggaggtgttGGGGTAAGTTCACAAATGAAAGATTTCTGTAATGGTACTGTCTTTACATTTacgttaatttttttttttttttttaatatttaagcaAATCTAATAGGTAAGATCTGATCTGGTCATCTTATGACACACAAGATACAATAcgtacagtataaacacaaaTCTACAGTGCCTTGCCCTTGAACTTCTAAACATTCTGTAGTGTTACAGCCTGAAACTGAAATTGATTTAAATGGTTATATTTAGTTTTTGTGCAGAAACTCAGCACTGCTCATCACACTGAGAACACGCATCCCCACaatgaagcatgatggtggtagcatcatgctgagTGATCATTGGCCTCTTTGGGTGATGCATACTTATGGAATCACaacctttacatttttttatctgtatataATAATGACAAATAATCCCAAAAatagttttgatattttaatatctatcataaatattgcattttaagAACTCTGTGGAAAGATAGAATAGACATTTTATGAAAAAGAActgttatttgaattacttACCGAGCTTCACCCCAACAGAAAAATAAGCCACATATCGCacgtgtgttttattttcttttaacgCATGGTGTTGAAACAGCAACCGTTTGCAGCTGTAAcgtatttacagttacagtcgTTTCATTGATCAGAACTTTAAGAGCCTACAGATGTGGCCATTACTCAGCTGTTTAGCCTGCTATAGTCTTGGCTGTTTATAACATTAATGTTTTCAATAACTGTTTTTATGGGATAACATCAAATATTGTGTGGAACCACTGAAGTCCTAACAATTTGGAGTGTACAGCATTTGCAACAGCTACCCTGGAGTACGTTTAAGGAGTCTTTACATTTGGTATATATTCGATCACAGACTTGGTAAATGTAGTTATTTGACTTTAAATGCAGAATGTGGGGAACATTGTCTTGTTGCTTTTTTACATGATGGTAAGCTGGTAGGATTGAGTTTCCTAATAAACTAAAGAGGCAAATTTCAGACAACAAATACACTCAAATACATTTGGGATAAAGGCAAAACTATATAATATTTTGGCCCCATTATTACATGTACAGTTCTACCAAATCTACTGCTTTACTATGTGaattaatgtgtttttgttattctgtaaatatatatctatatttgaTGTGTTTAAGGATTCATTTGATCTTATCACTCCCTTTGCTTCACGGGCACCAACAGAGTTCTGCTTTGCTGGTCTCTCTGGTGTGAGTTTTCCGTGCTGAAAGCAAGTCACTGTGGTACATCAACTGCTGAAATAAACAACTGAAGAACAGAGCCACACAGCTGTCATCACAGTTTTAACATCCTCTATTAATCCtctattaatttaatttaatgttgctGGCTCTCAGCTCTACTGCTGACTCATTTAGATTGGAGCGTGCTCTTAGATTGGTTCTTTGTGATTTGCTTGTGTACAGGGAAACACTTCTTGTCCTTAACGTGAAGTCTTAGAAGTTGTGGCAGAAGCGTAATGTGCCTTGATCCTGCCCATTATACCCCGAACCTTCAGCGTTAGAAGAGAAACAAACATAGTTTTACACTGACCTCTAGTGGATGATCCTAATTTGCCCTGAAGGCCAAAAGAACAccaaattattcattcattcatcttcagtaaccgtgCTATTGTGATGAGGGTTATGGGGAATCCAGAACATACCCCAGGATCAGCACCAGTCATACAGAGTACAAGTCAACGCAACTAGTATAccctgttatttttttcattgtaattggtaaatattgtaaataattgtaagtaaaaaaattctttgattatttgtgttcatttttagttcattttatttagtcGTCTACTTTCTGCAATGAAActgagctagctagttagcagctTAGCTGCTTTTTACGTGTCGTGGCGGACACTACTAATTTTGCCGACCTGATTTTGGAGAAGTCTTTCGATGCTCTTGTTTATGACAGAAGACTAAGAATTAAACAGGAGGTCAGACCAGATGAAATAAGACATACTATTTTAAAGACCATCAGCCACCTCTGGCATAAACATAGGAGCTTCATGGGTAATGACACTGTAGACTATAACCAAATGGGATAGCACCATGCATTTACTTCATAAAATAAAGGCAGTTGTTGACAGTTTGATTCATTttactactttattttattaaaattttgtcATCCTGGTTTAACTGTGAGATTCCAATATCTTACAAACATTATAcaataacaaatattttatatatatatatatatatatatatatatatatatatatatatatatatataatattttttatggaTTGTTACCTGATTTTCCCTTAAAATGATCATTTGCCCATTCCCACCTAGTAGCTAGCTCTCCccatcacacgacagctaccaaccgagACTGAAGGTGAGCGTGTGCCTCTGAAGCTTAGAGATGCCCACTATTGGCTAGTgccactctgattgacaggtgagagagtacTGCCAACTAGAGAGCATTGCCAGTATTGCCCTCTTAGGCTCCCAGCCACAGGTGGCTATGGCATCATCAAGATTTGAACTTGTGACCACCTGACAATAGGGCAAGCAGTTTTGGGTTGTGCCACATCTacaaacattacacattacagagaTAGTTGCTAGTACATTTGAAATATGTACCCATAGCTTCATTTTGATGAACGCAAAAGAAATACAGTTATGCATGAACTTGTGTCTTCAGTTTTGACTCGTATTAGCACACGGAAAATGCTTCCCAGATCCTTCCcagataaaaacacagacagtgGTGGTGAGTCATATCACAGCCAGGGTTGTTGGCAGACTACAGTCAGTTAGGTCAGGGACAGTATTGTCTACTGTGAACAGTTGACTTACAGTAAATCGTGCAGACTTCCTGAAGAAGCCACTGCTATGTGCTGCATCATATgctgggaagtggtagctcagtggttaagacgttggactcccaccaagctgccactgctgggcccttgagcaaggcccttaaccctcgactgctcagttgtataaatgagataattgtaagtcgctttggataaaggcgcctgccaaatgccataaatgtaaatgtaaatcatacaGCAGCAAAATCATTCTGCCCAGTATGAGACTGCTAGCTGTGTTAAATCAGTTTGATTAGTGAGCCAGTAGCTTGGCGCGGAAGACCAGTTGCAACAGTGTTAGTTGTCCAGGGTCGGTTCTGTTGTTCAAGTCAGTTTGGCCAGGGACAGTTCTGTTGGTCGAGTCAGTTTGGCCAGGGACAGTTCTGTTGGTCGAGTCAGTTTGGCCAGGGACAGTTCTGTTGGTCGAGTCAGTTTGGCCAGGGACAGTTCTGTTGGTCGAGTCAGTTTGGCCTGGGACGGTTCTGTTGGTCGAGTCAGTTTGGCCAAAGGCAGCTGGCTGGGTTAAAACAGTTTATTCAGGGCACAAACTGAAGGTGCTTGCATCAGTGAATTCAGTTGTTCAGGCAGTTGCACGAATGCAATGAGCTTGGCCAAGGACAGTTGTGTCAGGGCAGTCACTATCATGTTAGTAGAGTTAGTTTGTCAAGGCATAGTTGTGACAGTGGAATGAGTTTGACAGTGGAATGAGCCAGTGAACCTCATCATACCTTTAatatatatgatttaaaaaaaaaaaaaaaaagtgatccaGTTTGTAAGctaattaaattacaaatcacaaattaaAAAGGATGATGCAACCCTgtcttaaacattttaaaaaaccgTACATCTTTacagtggattttttaaatcatcatctATATGGGTGTACAAGAATGTTAACAGTATGTCTATTTGACATTCCCTTTTAATGGCGTACCATGATCCATTTATCATTTTACCCCAAGGCCCAAGATTTGTACCAGGCATATATTCTTCTCAGTCACATTTTGGATACCTAGACAGTTAATAAAATGTCTCATCGTTGATATGTAGTTTTAATTTGCTTGTGCTAAATATGTTGCCGTTATTTTGTTGTATCCAATCGACAATTAAAGACCGATAACTATCAGTCGGTAAGCATATGATATATAACCATTTATTTCAATCTTTAAAGTGCACCCCAAATGCATTAATACTTCAGTCCATATTAAAGATAACAGAATGGCAAAGCACAAGCACGCACCATCAATTGTGGAAAAGATACAAAAGTAGAtgggtatttatttataatgtagttAACGTAATCAGAACATACTTTATTCGATTTCAGTGAACTGAAGTATGCAGTACAAAATACTAAAGTAAGTCATACTCTCAGTAAGCAACACTGGCAATGGAATGTCTGTGGACACTATGCCACTAAGTTTACTagtgtttttccttttgtttccaATGTGTCTTGATTATGTCTTTGGCTTATTTAAACTCATTAAGCCCATAAAACCACTAATCAAAGGATGAACAAGGTGGGCCTGGTTTGTGAATATCTGTCCATAAGGAGACCAGCTGAGCGGGAGTGTATATAATCACAGCAATGAGATCAGAATAGTAGCACCGGTTGTACAGTTCAGGTGGGGTGAACACAAACCGCTCAGGGTTTGGAGGGTCTGTGGGAGCAATATGGAGCCATTCAAGGCATAATCCAATATACAGATCATCTTTTAAAATAGGCTTAATTTTCCTCGACGCCTTCAGAATCTTTGCCGGCAGGTCCGTAGACATTATGTAGCACTTTCCCAAAGGGTATGCCGGATGTAACGACGTGGAATACACCTCAGGAGGGATGTAAAACCTGCTCGATGGGTTTCTTATTGCAGAACTGTCGTGCCGCACCTGGCCAGTGAGGTAGTTCCTCTGAGGGATGCCGGGACTAAGCAGCATACTTATCAGAGCTCTAACGTTAAACAGAATGTCACTGTCCACTTTCGCGGCGTAATACGCCTGGGGACAGCGATCTCTCAGCCATTCGAGCATCACCATGGTTTTAATGGTCACGTTCTTCCTGGAGTCTACAAAGTTGCTCTGAAGCAGATCCCGGTGCCGCAGGTTCTCCTGGTGTATACGGGCCTGTTGTATTTCTGCGTTTCTCCCACTCGGTAAGCCCAGTAGGAACAGAACCACGACGTGTTTTTC carries:
- the LOC113547589 gene encoding beta-1,3-galactosyltransferase 2-like isoform X2, producing MSKQKWWRFTVRPVSSAPCAFTVLMAAITLSLYIIFGTRRCDTQEFKKGKHPDSESYNVPYPYKYHFTLDQPEKCQHNPFLVIIIPAAPNDVMERNAIRNTWGQENLVQEKHVVVLFLLGLPSGRNAEIQQARIHQENLRHRDLLQSNFVDSRKNVTIKTMVMLEWLRDRCPQAYYAAKVDSDILFNVRALISMLLSPGIPQRNYLTGQVRHDSSAIRNPSSRFYIPPEVYSTSLHPAYPLGKCYIMSTDLPAKILKASRKIKPILKDDLYIGLCLEWLHIAPTDPPNPERFVFTPPELYNRCYYSDLIAVIIYTPAQLVSLWTDIHKPGPPCSSFD
- the LOC113547589 gene encoding beta-1,3-galactosyltransferase 2-like isoform X1; translated protein: MRQNLSSHDDISHLYLTHSKQKWWRFTVRPVSSAPCAFTVLMAAITLSLYIIFGTRRCDTQEFKKGKHPDSESYNVPYPYKYHFTLDQPEKCQHNPFLVIIIPAAPNDVMERNAIRNTWGQENLVQEKHVVVLFLLGLPSGRNAEIQQARIHQENLRHRDLLQSNFVDSRKNVTIKTMVMLEWLRDRCPQAYYAAKVDSDILFNVRALISMLLSPGIPQRNYLTGQVRHDSSAIRNPSSRFYIPPEVYSTSLHPAYPLGKCYIMSTDLPAKILKASRKIKPILKDDLYIGLCLEWLHIAPTDPPNPERFVFTPPELYNRCYYSDLIAVIIYTPAQLVSLWTDIHKPGPPCSSFD